TCGATTTTCTGATTTTAAAGAGGGTGGGTCAACGGGTCGGGTCAATCTGGGTTTATGTTTAGTTTCGAACCGTTTCGGTTAATTAAACCGTGTTTTCTCGGTTTGGTTTTGTGATTATACCGAGAAATGTCTTAACCAATATTTAATTGAGTTTCATGGGGAAATAGGTTTCGAACTTTTGTTTCGGGGATATCTAGGATGAGATCATAGTTTGAGAGACATATGGAGGGATACGATACTTCTGGTGGGGAAATAACACGCCTTCCCTTCAAATTACATAGATACTTTTCTTTGGGTCTATAATCTGGTAGTCAATAATCTTTGGCCTGCTTTTCTTTGGGTGTAATAATTCGAAAGattgtttttagttttctgGTTATGATTTGGGCCGGACTAATCCTCAATTTCTTTAAAATCAGTGTAGTAGCTTTTATTTGGCTTGTGGTTTGTTAACTTCATACTTGCTTTACCTTGTTTAAGTGTTTTGGCTATGTACTATATGTAGTTTTGTTTTGTGTAATTGTGTTTCCTTTCGTATccactttttgtttttttcttggttcttgagatTTATCTGTTATCGATGGACTTAAATATTAGATCTTAACTTAACTGATAAAGGTAAAGTTtcaaatgaaataaaaagatTGTGCATGACTTTTTGTTGTAATTCTATGATATTTAAAGCTGAAAACGTGTGTATGGAATTACTTTGCAGTTTGCATAAAGCGATAAAGCAATATATTTGATGAATAGTTCAAAGTATCAGCAAAAGGAAATTCTATAATGTCAGTAAAAAGCAATTCTACCATGTTAAAACGTCAGAGAAATAAACGGCACTTGTACTTTCATGAAACTATAGAATAcatcttttatataaaaaagcgTCAATCATTTTGgtatgattaaatttttttaagtaaCTGTACGAATAGTTTCTAACAATTTCTAAAGACCATTTAATGTCCTTTTACACTACTTTTGTATCTTTGTCGGGAAAATAACCATTTTATATCTAACGATACGTTTAATTTTTACATGGTCTATAATATCGtgcaaaaatatatgtttttttgaaatttcaaataatatatattttgtttagttaTTTAGCAAAATCATACATCAGTTGCCACATGAACTGTTACATTATCTAATTTTGTTGATTTAAATATTAAGTCAGCTAATTTTGTTGATAAAGATACcatgtatatattaattttgttttttaaaagatagtcattttataaaattaatattttagaaaatgtaaACAATTATGAActttattatttagtaaaattaaaagaaataattaaatagtaaattttaagtttatataagaaatatattcGTTATAATGTTTCGATCGAATCAAATATCATAGAATTACAACAAAAGgcaatgacaaaaaaatacatcaaattttaaatgtaGAGGATACAAAGTGCCGAGTTAGAAGAGAGCAAGCCACTAATGTTTCAAGTGGGCAAACACATgtgaaccaattttttttttgtaaaaatacattattttaaaatagaaggagtatcattaaaattttttttgactaaaacaGTATCATAAATTTCACATGTGGATGTGGGTAAAATTTGGAAAGGGAATCTTTAGGCCTTCACAACCAGTTTTGCTCATTGGACAGCAACACGTATTGAGAACAGAAGAGATAACATTTAATACAATTGTTAACTAATTAGCTTAAATAGCAAGTTACCATTTGATGCGATCTCATCAGAACTCAGGAAGGGGTTATTATAACTCGCTACATTACATTAACATAATAGAGCCCTAATAGTCAAATCAATGTCTAACTGTGGACAATTGAATAAATCGAAATTAGTGGTAACTAATTAATGGACCACTCACAAGATTGCTTTCATATTTCTATAAACTTACTATTCTCGATTTGGAGTATATAACTAACGCACTCCTTCCTCTTATTTTAATATAAGGGCAATCTCGGCTTAAGTTTGACTAATCTACAGGGTGAATAATTGAATATGTCTCTAGAATATTCAACTTCGAGTttagaaacacaaaaaaaataggTACCATGTACGctcatcatcaattttttatatttttaaaaattgagttcagatttttttttgttctgataTACAAATGCACACAGTTTAAAgcttttttgagttttgaaaattagtgtagcagatttttcagtttttaattaaaattgttatatagtttgtgttacaaaaaaaaatcgtattagtattttaccaaaaaaaaaaaaaaatcgtattAGTAAAGCTTCCAGCCTTCCACCGAACAACGACTACTCGGACGCTGTTCCTGCAGAAATATAAGAAGGGATCCGATAAGAGGGGAAATCGTTAATTCCACCCagcttttttattttcagtttcatATGCCTTCGTTATAAACTGCTAATTAATATTGAAAAGTACTGTCGCataattagttaattaatttatagtcatctagaacaaaaatacaaattcaACAGCTGATTACCAACTAAACATCTAAGAGTTTCCGAATTTCAGAAAGGCCGAACCAATGTTTATATTATGGAAGAAAAGTGCAATGTTGGTATTCCAAAACACAACATGTGTTTGCCCACTTGAAACATTAATGGCTTGCTCTCTTCTAACTCGGCACTTTGTATCCTCaacatttaaaatttgatgtaatttttttatcatatatttataaccCACCATTATGTTTCATgtcataatttttcttttaaaatttatttcctTATGGATCTTCAATTATGTGCGTACCAACACGAACTAGCAGCCTTAGCTGTATatccataaacaaaaaaattattcgcAAGAGTTGcatatttataaacaaaatattaatcaaataactaCTATGAAAAAATGATAAACATATGGACTACTAGTCTACTATATATAAACACGATCCAAAAACTAAACTAAGTTAAACCAAAgagttttaatttgttttccaaaaaaaatgaatatcaaGTTTCAATTTAGTGAAAACTATTTAGAATTTCTTGTTGGATTCTTTGTTAAATGatctatattatataaacatatcTTGCTCAGTAAATTTCATTTCCCTAATGTTATACGTAGACTCATTTTTCGCTGATTATCTCCATTCCAAATCTTATaccaatcaaataataaaatcataagAAGCATTAAACACAAGATGACCCAATTGGCAACCATGCATCATTTGTATTATTTAATTGTCTAATCTGTGCATAAAATTATAACCAATATATAACCTTGAACAACTCGAGAATCATCGGATCACAGAATACCCAgacataaaataaacaaaatactCCATCCGTTAACAAAACTGccgtttttttttacaatatagTAGTACTAAATagtataccaaaaaaaatagaggTTAGGAGTTGAAGACATGAGTTGCGAGCCTGCGAAGACATGTTTGTATAGAAAGAAACCAAACCAGACTCTTTGATAGATAGAGAACTTGtcatgttatttttaaattatgtcaTTGTTTGCTGGTCCATTACACAAATTGGAGCCAAATTCAAAACTTCATTATAGAAACTCATACATGATCATTTATTATTCCTAGGATAAgacatatacatacatatataatatgatattaTGAATACCACAGTTATCAGTCATGGTTAAGAGTTTAgacatatacatacatatataatatgatgTTGTGAATACCTTAAGTATCAGTCATGGTTAATTTTCTCGGAATCAAAAAGATGCTCGAGAGATAATTCTTTGTGTATGTAAGGGAATCGAATCAGAAACGTAGAATATTTGTAATTAAATGAGCAATAATTTATATGGTTTAGCTCATAAGATTGTACTTTCCAACACTATGGCACAACTAAGGTACcaaaataatactatatataattaacaatcTCTAATAGTAGTTGTTTTAGTTGGGAGTTTGTGAATTAGAAGCAAGCTTCATTTATTTACGTTTCTCGTGGTGCCTATGATTAACATACTAAGCTTTCCATGGAGCACTCTGCCAAAAAAAAAGGCTTTGGTCCGAAATCGTTATAAGAGCAGAGCATTTTCAACTTCATTTCATAAGTTATAGAATTACTTCAAAATGAAATTTAgaataataaatgttttaactttATTCTACTTTtgctctataatagagtaaacaTGGATTTACTTCATAGATGGagtaattatttcaaaaatgaaataaGGTTTGAACAGCTTTAACTCAGTTATGGAATTATtcagttttaaaagaaaaaaaaattattttgaacatGCTCTAATTATAATGTGTGAAATACTTATAGATTAATAAATGGGTCAATATAAATCTCTATTTCACAGGTCAAAATACTACTCCTTGAGGTGGCTCCCTTGTTAtaccagtttttttttctgttttttttttgttttttgattaaGCAGGAAAATTGTCTAGGTCAAAGCCCGACTAATCCTACTCATTATATCCCATTAGAATTATTTAAAAGgtctttaaaaagaaagaagtttcaattttaattacaaactataaatataattaagagTTAAGCGCAAATAAGCTATGACGAATTCAGTGAGGTTTGTCTTCATCAAATAATGGTGAAGATATATTCCCCTCGAGACCCTTTTCCGCTTTATTCCCTTCAACATATAAACATTATTGATTTCTTTGTGAtggaatattttaatttagatcaattctaaaaaaacaaGATTAGGCATTATAGATTATTCTATGATATTGTCGTCGTGTATGAGAATTCCACGTTGAGATGAAACAAGTCATATTCTGGGCTTTAACGCAACCATTGCCTTCTTAGTATTTAATTACTTATTATTTCTGCCAGCAAAGtattaattttgtaaacaatatCCTCAACGAACGCTATATTAACTATATACGTTTTTTTACGAAAACTACAAACGTTTAttctttggaaaaaaaaactataaacgtTTATTTATCGTTTTCAAGGGTTCATTACCtaagtttcaaaaaacaaaaacagaggaaaaaaaaaacaaagttcatTACCCTTATTGAAAAGgttatttcttttaccattgtGAATTTAATTGCATTTTTGTTATAACACTCTCGGTGTATATAGAAAATAATACTAAACACAAACTTAAACTTTGTTTCAGTTTCACTTTCTCACAAGTGTTATCGAGTCCCACCCGGTATATAATTGTTGCGTGCATGAGATATCACTATATCAGCAGCAACTGCGAAAAGCGAACCTGTTAGTTGGAGCTTTGGAAGACATTTTCTTTTGTACTTTTGCAAATTTattgtatttcttttttaaatacatCAATAAATAACTATGTTAgctcactatatatatatatatttttttatttttgttataaataatttaggtatcttaattctatattttgaagTACTTTTCATCTCTAGATAATCATAAGTGTATTTTCACTAGCTAGTCACTACACGTAACGAGTCATCATCATTGTCacgtttataaaaatatactataaatGTACTTTTATTTTGGAGAGAGACTTTAAAGCCAAACAAAGCAGGTAATCTTTTATCTGTATTGTACCCATAGATATACATACACATGTGCATTAgctgaaaaaataaaacaacaattaAATAAAGCCGAAAGCTTTCCCCAATTAAGAAATCATTTAACATAAGAGTTAGAAAAGTAAATCTCACAAAAGTGATATCTACTgacattttaaacatattttcaaTAATTAGTTTTACCCATTAATTCACAAATTATCACATAAAACTTTGATATGTCATTGGACTATACGCTGTTATTTGATTTGGCATAATACTTAACTTTGATAAGTTAAACTGCTGTAATAATATAAGTAACAATCAATTAGTATAAAACTAGCATGAGTCTTGTGGCTTACGAGAACTACTTTTTTCAAAGTGGCTTGCTAAATACTCattgttttgtgtgtttaattCGTTTCAGCTAGCAATCAATTTGTCACTTATTAACCTAACCATATAAGCTTGGATATCAGTAGTAAAGTTTTATCCAAGTTAAAATAGCTAAGACTAAAAGAATGCACAAACAGAAATGACTATAAGCGAGTATTTTGGCTTTGAATGAGACTTGTGGTGATTAGTAAATAACTAGATACATACAACAGAACTATAACACTGTTTCCAGCTTGCAACTATTTAGAAGTCTTCactatttatacaaaataaaaattgttttattatcgtgaaagaagaaaaaatatagttaatactatatgttgtattttaggAAATAATGAATGAGGGTGGAATCATGCAAGGCTAATGGCTAAGCAATAGTGTGGTCTTGTGTTGTGCCAGCTAGGAACCCCAAGGGGATCCAAAGAACCTCGCAAAGGGTATATCCGCCATTGACCCTCATCTTCTATTACACAACTCTTCCGTATTTAAGACACTTCAACTCTTCACATGACTTTCAAAAATCTCCATCTTCTCTCGTGTTTggctgtgtatatatatatattaaatatttatttaattttctggatcaagaagagagaaaagttcTGATTGTCTCACGAAAACTCCTACAACAATGGCGGTTTATGTCGAGAAGAAACACTGGTGGCTCCGTAACAAGAAGGTTTATGTTCTTCCCATAATTTTCGGACAACCCCATCTGCACTGTCGTTGTTTCGATCTGATCgagttcttgttttgttttttttttcaagatcgtGGATAAGTACATGAAGGAAGCGAAGAATCTGATAGCGAGCCAAGATCCAAACGACGTCGAATCAGCTCTAAACCTCCTCGACTCTGCTCTCTCCGTCTCTCCTCGCTACGAGCTCGCTCTCGAGCTCAAAGCCAGATCGCTTCTCTACCTCCGTCGATTCAAAGACGTCGCAGATATGCTCCACGATTACATTCCGAGCCTTAAATTCTCCGGAGAAGACTCCGGCATCGGTTCGTCCGAATCGTCTCGAGAATCGGTTAGCCTTCTGAACGAGTTGCCGAGTCACGGTGGTGAGTCTGGTGACTCGTCTTTCAAATGCTTCTCCGTCTCCgatttgaagaagaaagtcaTGGCAGGGTTGAGTAAAAACTGCAACGAACAAGGGCAGTGGAGGTAATTTCACTATTTGTTGACACGTGGATTAATGAAATAACCCGACCCGGTTTTGATTGGGATCATTTCTTGAATATTGTAGATACTTGGTTCTTGGTCAAGCTTGTTGCCATCTTGGTTTAATGGAGGACGCGATGGTTCTTCTCCAAACCGGTAAACGGTTAGCCACCGCAGCCTCCCGTCGTCAGAGCATATCATTATCCGACGACAGCTTCAtcctcttctcctcctcctccgacgGCGGCGGCTCCTCGCCTCCCTCCTCCGCGCGATTCCTCACCGAATCCGATCACGTGCTATCTCACATTAAGCTCCTCTTGCGCCGCCGCGCCGCCGCACTCGCCGCTCTCGACGCCGGACTCTACTCCGAATCAATCCGCCATTTCTCCAAAATCCTCGACAGCCGCCGCGCCGCGCCGCAGGGCTTCCTCGCC
This genomic stretch from Brassica napus cultivar Da-Ae chromosome C9, Da-Ae, whole genome shotgun sequence harbors:
- the LOC106345342 gene encoding uncharacterized protein LOC106345342, which codes for MAVYVEKKHWWLRNKKIVDKYMKEAKNLIASQDPNDVESALNLLDSALSVSPRYELALELKARSLLYLRRFKDVADMLHDYIPSLKFSGEDSGIGSSESSRESVSLLNELPSHGGESGDSSFKCFSVSDLKKKVMAGLSKNCNEQGQWRYLVLGQACCHLGLMEDAMVLLQTGKRLATAASRRQSISLSDDSFILFSSSSDGGGSSPPSSARFLTESDHVLSHIKLLLRRRAAALAALDAGLYSESIRHFSKILDSRRAAPQGFLAECFMHRASAYRSAGRIAESVADCNKTLALDPSCLRALETRAALLESVRCFPDSLHDLEHLKLLYNSILRDRKLPGPVWKRHNVRYREIPGKLCVLTSRIQQLKERIANGGIGNVDYYALMGIRRDCSRSELDRAYLLLNLKHKPERSMSFIDRFELTEDEEELDSVKDRARMSTLLLYRLIQKGYSVVTSDLKQRRVAGTDTPIRAGAANNNVNVVKGVFCRDLTVVGSLIARTGFNQPIPVKYEALSC